The DNA region ACATGCCTTTACGATGGTTATATATGATTGGCATTGACTAACTTGTCCAAACCTATTTGGAATGTTCGCTTTTTCTGTCACACAATTGGGATTCTACTATGCCTTTCCAAAACCAAAACCACTATTAGCATGTTTGTAATGCTATTGCTATGTGTGTCCATATTCATACACTGTCCCTTTCTTCCACACGTTTAGCTACTGGACACGACTTCTGCATATAGCTTTTGGCAACTCGAGGCACCCTTATCAGAAGCAAGACGCCGCTGCAACATCCAAATCACCACTCACATTATGGACACAACACTGTCTCATAATTTGGACAACACAGACTATGTATTGCttgtttggtttcatgtttgcaagagttagaattgattcttCTGTCAGAATCAATTTTTGTATGTTCGCATGTTTCATCTCAATTGAAAAGTCCCGTACTGATTAGAGATATGACTTATGTAACTTTTATATATGGGAAAACAATGTTCACATCTTGAATAACTTTTACGGTAGTAGAACATATCCTAGATCTACTAAGTAGATACCACTCTTATATATTCAGCCCTGGATATGGGGGGagtgttgagaagtctcacattagaGATATGATCGAGATGACTGAATAagtgtgtgtgtttggatttcagttgGATAAACTAATATAGTGAGGGTTGTATTTAATTAATGCCCCAACGGTGCCAACTGAAAGTAGAAGTGAGGGTTGTGTCAAGTTGGCTGAATGTGGGTTTTAAGGCAAAAGTGAGTTAAGGTGAAAGTGGATTCAAATTACTCAAACATGATGGCACAGTGTTACATACAAACCAAAAGCACATCCAAGGGgtcaaacagaaaaacaaacatagcctaagAAGACAACCTGCACCTCTTAAGCTAACTTTAGAGATAGAGTTGGATCTCTCAAATTCTAATAATTTTACAATTGATTATAGttccaaaattaattatgagatgAAGGTACAAATCTCAGCTTCTCTAGTACACAAAATCAATTGTGATACACAACCAGATTTCCTAAAGTACCCTACAGAATTCACTATTTGCATAAATATATCCAAATGTGTTATCCAAATACATCTAACTTTGATCattatatatgtataattataCTTCAAATTTTACTTTTCATACATATGCAGTGCAATGCGCATGTCGTGTAATAGACATTTGGCCATTTGGCCATTTGCCATGTTAAGAACTTGACTAAAAATAATCAAAGACTAAATACACAATAATCAACAACAAACTGACTATGACAGGTCTACTATCATATGAAAACCATCTTCAATTTGGTTTTAACGATGTGTGTTCAAAATTATTTTGGTTCTAATAtggaaacaaacaaacaagacCAGGTAATATATAATATAGCTGGCAACAAAGACAAGTTTCTTTCTTCTGAACTTACTAGCTTGCGTATGATCAAATAACTTCTAATTTGTCTTCTCTTATCACTTCAGCCAAAAACTGTCCACCACCATCTGTTAAAATAAGTAACTATCTGTCTATATATGCAGAAGACACAGCCAAATCCTTTTAACTTTTCTGTAAGTAAACAATTTTACCATTTCATATTGTGTTTACAGTTtataaattgattttatttgttgttttagGAAGGATCTCTGTGATATAGAACTATGTGAACTTAGATCCTTATTATATGGATGCCAAAGTTTGAACTCTTGTAATCCTGTTTCTTAATCAAGCAGTgttaatttctatttttttttaattacatggatCTAGGAAGCATGTCTGTCAGATTGATTTGAAAATTGATCCCCTGAGTTGATCTGAAACCATATACTATATACATTTATCTTTTTATAGTGGTATTTTTATGCATTGAAAATCGTCATTCTGACTTGTATGCAATTTCGATAAGAAGATAAAATACAAGTTTCATTTGTTTAATTACTTGCTTGGACTAGAAATTTCCACTCTGCAGTGCTGAAGCTTAAAATAACAGATGCGTCCAAATAAGAACCCTGCATTTTGTTTTATTGTTGCTCAGTCCACAATGAGACTAATTACATTTTGTAAACTCTTTTATAATTTGATTatcaaaccaaaatcaattataatgAGAAGTTTATATGAATATATTCTGAGTTCTAGAGTTGATTCTGATGAAATAAAAGTTGTTCCAAACATACACGGTACTTTGGTGATAACCTACATGCAATCCCATATGCCGATATGCATATTCTCCTTTATAAGGAAAGTTGATAACCTTGTTAGAGCGAAAGTGTTTCAACACAGCCATGTCTATTAGAGAAGTTCACGGGTCTTTTTCTGTAGCATTTCAAGGAGATGTTGGTTCTGTTTTCCATGAATCATTTTTTCCCATGTAGTTTTCAATACATGATTTTCATTAGATAATATAGCAAGTGAACACTTATTATTCGAATTTGGGAGGTTTAATCAACTCTACCAAAACATGTAATTTAAGAGGTGAGAATTGTTttcttatatataaaaattatctTAATCATATAAAATGTGAGATTTCTCAATACATTATCTCACCTCAAAGCTAAACATGTAAGAATGAATATTTGCGGATAGCACATATGCGTGTGATATCCACTTAACATATCTAAACTAGACACTAATACTATATTATGAGAGACTTCATTCTACTAAACTAGTTTAAGAAGTGAGGATTATCTTCCTATGATATTAATCCTATTATTACAATTTGTATTGCTTTATTTTTTAACATATACtcccttttcttttctcttttaccTGTGTACACAAGTGTGCAGCGAAAAAAGAAACTTTATTTGCTAGTAGGTATTATGTGACGACAAGAAGCTAGAACTGGAGTCACCTTATAAAGAATAATTTTATGTTGACACCTCTAAAccgaggtggagagaggtggaggaggagagagataggaagaaaataaaaaatatgaaatgtgatagatgataagatgagagagataaaaataaaaatgagtggaaatgaagtgtttagaaaatgaggtgtctatatatcattgttgcctTATAAAACAGCACTATCATCCTTTTCTTTTTGTATTGGTTTTGGAACCAAAAAGGTCAAGCCCCATTACTATATTATATTTGTGGATTCTTTGACAAACGGTAATCTCTTTGATACTCAAGGACAATATGGGAATCTCCCAAAGTCATCCCCCAAAAAAGCCATTTTGTTAGACAAGGAGAAACCCCACAGATCTCTATTCCTTTCAAGCATCCAAAGCCCTTTATCCCTTGCTTTTCATCCCTTTTGAGGCAAACCCTTGCTTTTCTTTCTTGCAACCCAGTGTTTTGTTACCTAGTCACTTGTTTTCTCATCACTGTTTTTAATCTGCAAAACTAGAGTAGTCTGAGAAAGTAAGCCtaaaaattaaaaggaaaaaagaaaacaaaattcatTTAATTAAGCAGGTAGGGGAAAACAGATATTAGAAACAAgtttaattaattcatgatACACATAGATTGTACTACTTACATGTTTAGTAACACTATAAATATGAAGAATTTTAGTGAGGTTTCTCTAGTTCTCTAACTATCACTGTACAAGATTGCTCCAAGATACCTAAAAAATATTGATGGTGTACTCTACCCCATTTACCACtatcacaataaaaaacaaGTCACTATCTAATTTTTGaccttgcaatttttttttgtctacaTTGTTTTCAACCAAATCAAATGGCTTGATTTCTATCTTACAATTAATGATGGATGCAAAATGAGACAAAAGGGAGGACGGACGGTCACCAACTCCCACTGGCCACTTGGTTTCCAAAGAGAGAAGTCAATAGAATGTTGAAAAGAAATAGGTTTCTGTTCATACATACATGCACTTTGATGTGTTTATTTTGATACAATGAGTCCAATGTGGCCAACTTTTGTGTATGTTTGCTTTTTTGTTGGGTAACccataatcaattttgtaaaagtaaaatcaattcTTGATGAAATATTAATGTGCcggaattatttttttaaatgatttcaGCTCACGCTAACATTGACGTTGTATTGCAGAATTTAAGCTTACGAGATAATTAGATTTTGACATTGTATTGAAGACTTTATAACCAAGCGGCTGAGAGTTCCATCGTTGACGTCCCAcaatttttctaataaaaaaagttgaacTTCATAATATAATAATTACGTTTGTGCATTATCCATGCTTTAAGTTAGTCCTAACCTTTTTGTTGGGTGTAGAGGTATCCAAACATCGCATAACAATTCAGCTACAAGTACTATACTACTATTTATTATCTTCTCGTTAGTCACACCTTGGATCTCATAGACTTTAGAGTAAGATTTGTCCACTTTTTTTTATGCTTTGACATTTTCCCCTCGTTCACCATTGTCAAAGGTATTCTATAAAGCCTTGTTCTTGAGCTAAAGCAAACTCCAATATCTCCTTTTAACGCAAATGCAAAAAGGCCATCATCCCTTTACAAAGGCAAGTAGCTAGCACTAGAAGTGAGTGAGAACTGAGAACTGAGAACCAAGGAGAGTCTTAAAAGAGAAGTCTCAATTGGTCAAAAGACAATCTTTTCTCCACATTCATGGTTCTGTGATAGAAATCCTGTGTCAGCAGCAACAAATGATCACGTTGTGGGTACTTCCAGGAAGGAACCTCTGCTTCTGCTCTGTTGAAATGCAAAGggtcatgtgaaaatataatGCTGGGACTGAGTTTCACTCCAAGGCACAAGCGTTCAAACAGGTAAAGGTTCTTTGATTGTTCATTTGTTTGTAAACTAATCATGAAACCACTCATGAAACCATTGAGTGTTTGTTTTCTAGAAAAATGGAACACAGAGCTTTTACAATTAATACCCTGCATCCTCTGCAATTTTCATTCTTCATTTCTGGGACTAGTTTACCTTAAAATTTGTGAAAATAGGGAAtttcatctttactttctctgtTCTTTCTACATGGCAGTGTTCCTGATAAGAACAGAGTTGAAAATGATAATGCAGAAAGCCTTAAGGTCTCAGCACAACGAATGAAGCTGGTATACTCAACtacttttagtttttttttcttcttcttcttttacatTTTTAAGCATGTACGATGATGAAATTTAACATTTTCTTTGTCAGTTCTATATCATGAATGACATGTACGGCCAGAATTTTCATAGAAACTATGTTTTTCCAAAGTTAAATATTAAATGGATGAACAAGGTCTTGATTTTTGCAAACATTATATGTATCATTAATCCATTCTTCCATACTGTTTAGACATTAATGGTTGGTCTATCTTGATGATATCATTCTCTGTAGTCCCCACACACACAACAAATTTGATTTGTCAGCAAGATTTTCATCCCTCAAGTATGGGTTTGATTTTATTCCAGGATGAGGGTTACATCACGGAATGTGCTCAAGCTAGGAAAAAAGGAGCCCCTACAAGTGAAATCCACAGTACTCTGAAGCAAGAGGTACTATTACCATTACCAGCATTACTCCTCATAATTCTTTTGGTCCCTATTTCGCTGAAGTCATATTTATTATGCTTTGGCCCATTTGGTCATGTTGTTTTTGTGGTTTGTTTTATTACTGTGTTGCATACATTAATGTCCactagcatgtttggaaattcaaaTCATTCTACAATcgattctaaagtcaaaatcaattttagggaGAAGCTTATGTGAATAGCTTCTGGGTGTTAGAATTGATTCGGGGaaaataagttgatccaaacatgctatattaCTTACATCCCCTGAGTGTGACTTTGATACTATTGCTTCTGCTTTGCCCTGTGCCTCAGGATATTTATGTTAAATTACTATGTCTGTTTCATTCATATTAATTTGTGAGAGAAAAAACTAACTTTGTGGCAGACTCTCCAGCTAGAGAGAAGATTACAAGATCAATTTGAGGTTAGATGCACGTTGGAAAAGGCACTTGGATACAAATCTCCATCTCTAGTTAATTCAAGTGAAATGATTATGCCCAAGGTAGCAACAAGTTAAATGGATTTCTACACTATAAATTTGCTTTTgcatctctctttttttttcaattttcaacagCTGTGACTTATCCTGTATGAATGGAACCTTTTGTATATACTTTTTAAAGCATTAAAAGAACATTGATGTTACTAATATGTATTAGTTTTGAAAACTTTTGCCGGTTCATGCTAGCTTGAAGGTGGATAGTTTTGTAGCTTGAATCATAAGTGCAGCCTGTTATAATTTACATTGTTTTATGCTTCTGTTTGataaagtttatatttttttcttacttttgCAATTCAGCCAGCCACAGAATTAATCAAGGAAATTGCGGTGTTAGAAATGGAAGTTGTGTACTTAGAACAACATCTTCTCTCCTTGTACCGTAAAGCTTTCGATCAACAACTATCTTCTGTATCTCCTCCTACCAAGGAGGAAAGCTTGAAGTACCCTCTAACAACTCCTAGAGCACAAGTTGTCAAGGCTTCATTGCCTGAGGTCTTAACCAAAGAAGAATATCCTACAGTACAATCTAATGACCATGAGCTTGAGGCAATGCGAAAGGAACATGATAGAAATGAACTTGATAATTTGAGGAAAGAATGCAATGGAGGTTGGCCAGAAGAAAAACACTTAGATTCTGGTGTTTATCGTTGCCATTCCTCATTATCTCAGTATTCAGCATTTACAAGATCATCTCCTCCAGCAGAACCTTTAGCTAAATCTCTGCGTGCCTGTCATTCGCAACCATTGTCAATGATGGAGGTAATTATAGTTTCTTGGAAGATTATTTTACCTGGTTATATATGCGGTTTAGCTCCTGTCGGATTTAGTTGTTGCAAAGCAATCATAAAATACTTATCATAGAGGGGACTGTGAAACTCTTGCCTTTTCTCTTTTACCATTTTCTGGAGAAAGGAAAATTCTGAAAGTTacaataaaaaaacacaagaaGTGGTAGTTATCCCTAGTACCCCTTCATGATTTCCGCCAAATAACTCATTTAGTTTTTTCACATCAGCGTTTCTGGCATTTCTTGCAGTTTTCTTTAGCAACATTTAGCATTGTTGTTAACGAAAACATGACAATGTGTCCTGTATTTGGTAGTGAAGTTCTATTAGGTCCAATTCTCTTTGCAACTTTATCAGCATTAGTTTCAAAGATTTATCTGTCTTGAGGCCTTATTTTTGTGTAGATTTTGACTTTGATCAGTTGATTCTATTATACAGTATGCCCGTGGCTGTTCATCAAATATAATCAGTCTTGCCGAACATCTCGGTACCCGAATCTCTGATCATGTTCTTCCAGTAACACCTAATAAACTTTCTGAGGATATGGTCAAATGCATATCAGCTATATATTGCAAGCTTGCAGACCCTCCTATGACACTTCCTCCTGGCCTTTTATCTCCCAGTTCATCCTTGTCCTCACCAAGTGCTTTTTCTATTGGAGATCAAGGTGATATGTGGAGCCCCGGGTTCAGGAACAATTCATCTTTCGATGCACGGTTGGACAATTCTTTCCATGGTGAAGGAGTTGAGGAGTTTAGCGGGCCATACAGCACCATGGTTGAAGTATCTTGGATTTATAGAGAGGGTCTGAAATGGGGTGATATAGAGAAGTTGCACCAGAAATTCAGGTGAGGCTATTAAATCTGATTAAGTTAATGAAGGTCTCATGTTAGAACTTGTACATAGCTGCTATGATGTGAGTTCTAATAGACATGTCTTTTTATGTTGTTTCAGGTCGCTTATATGTCGATTGGAAGAAGTAGATCCTCGGAAGTTAAAACATGAGGAGAAGCTAGCTTTCTGGATCAACATACACAATGCTTTGGTTATGCATGTAATTCATATCATCAAAAAATGTTTCCCCTCAATGTTTTCCCATGTTTGATTAGTTGTGTAATAGTCTGTTTCTTTGGTTTCTAATAGGCATTTTTGGCGTATGGGATTCCACAAAACAATGTGAAAAGAGTCTTTCTTCTCTTGAAGGTAAGAACTGAGAGTAGAAGCCAGCTCAAAGTCATTGAAGGATGAAATCTTAGGTCTAACTGCTTGCTTTGTCTTTGCAGGCTGCATATAATGTTGGTGGTCGTACAGTCAGTGCAGACACAATACAGAGTACAATACTTAGGTGCCGGATGTCTCGCCCTGGACAGGTAGACCTATGATCCCAACCACTTCCCTATAAttaatagcatgttccaaaatCGTTCTACAGTTGATTCAAAAGTCAAACTCAATTCTGCAGACAAGCTTTCTAGGTGCCAGGATTAATTCTGACAAAAAGAAAAGCTCATACAAAcatgttataacttataagtttataagaaaaaagagataaaCATAATGAAACTGTGGAAGTTCCATTAAGCTATgtttccaaaatattttctctatatgcaatgtattttttttttaatcctatAATTTATACTAGTGACTTACCTGGGAACTTGTTCAAACTTGGTTCCTCTTGTAGTGGCTACgcatgtttttttcttcaaggaCAAAATTCAGAAGTGGAGATGGGCGTCAAACATATGCAATTGAGAATCCTGAGCCTCTTTCACACTTTGCACTCTGCTCAGGAAACCATTCTGATCCAGCGGTATTCTCCCAATTCTGATCTTGTTTACAGTTTTATTACATTTCTAGCAGATTCCTTTTTTCAAATCTTGATGCTAAGAATTCTTGATACATGTTTTGGCAATACATTGGCAATTTTGACCTGTAATAGTTTCATTAATACTAATCTTGTTTATGCAACTTTGTTTATGTGCCTTTGTTTATGACAGATTCTTCTGATAACCTTTGCCAGGTACGTGTATACACACCAAAGAGGGTGTTTCAAGAGCTAGAAGTTGCAAAGGACGAGTACATTCGAGCTACATTAGGGGTACGGCGCAAGGACCAAAAAGTACTTGTACCAAAGCTTGTTGAGACATTCACCAAGGACTCAGATATGTGTCCTGGTGGTGTTATGGAGATGATCCAAGAGTCCCTACCTGAATCACTGAGAAAGAGTGTTAAAAAATGCCATCAGCTTGCAAAATCCCGGAAGTGCATAGAATGGATTCCCCATAACTTCACTTTTCGATATCTCATATCTAAGGATGTGTTAAAATGATTACTTGGCAGTGTTAATTCTTAGTGGGGGAGATGATCTGCATTGTTTGCTCTGTAATTCTTTTTGTACAAAGTAGAGAGGGTAGCAAGCAGCAACAGCAAAGTATTATATTGCAATGTGTAGCATTTTGCATTTGTAATGTTTTGATGTAGTTGCCACAGTAAGATTATGCAGTGAACGGTTGTAAATAATTGGCTGCTATATGAAACATACCAACGGGAGTGTGTTACCTCGCTTCATTCGTTAATACCTCACATTTTATGCGATTGTCTAGAAGAAAGAAACAAATGGAAAGGGAAGAAGGTGGAGCCGTATGTACCACAATCATCTTGCAAAGAATATGGATAATAAGCATTGGTAATAGAGAGAAACTATGCTCTCAAATAATCATTGAATTCTCAAAATATGACTAAAGACATTGAAAATACAAAGACTTCCCCTTATATATTAGGAGGGAAGGGGCAGCCACATGCTCATAGGCTAGGCTCAAGTTGGTCTAAATTAAGTAAGAGCTCATTAATGGACCATGTATAGCCCTATTAGGCCAAAATCATTTCCTTAAGCACAATTATAACCTTATGTAGCCCAATATAGAAGTACAAacctaaatttaaatttaagtgGTCCAAAAATCTTATATAGGTATGTATACAGaccggaaaaaaaaataaaaataggaaaatacAAACTATACAAGCTATGTTGGAACAGTTTTGAAAGAAGACTCTAATAAACTCTCTATGAACGACCTCATTCTAGATCTTCTCTCTATAAGCAAAATCTTTAATCCTAAAATGAGGTCTCATTCACTACATTATCAATAAAATTGTACCATGTCAATTAGAAACCACTTATAATTAACATGATATAATTTCATTAGttgaaataagaaatgaaacatTTAGAAATAGAGAATCTTGATCCATGATTATAATAGTTCATATTAAAAACaacaatataaaattattcatgttcatatgcttatcaaaaaaaaaatcatcttcatATGACGATTATTCAACAACTTTAAACTTTTGGATAATTTATTGTTTCACCGTTCATTTCAAAAGTGTCATTGTGCCAAAAAGCAGTTCTCATTTTAAATAAAGGGATGTATAAAATACTTGCAAAATGTGGCACAAAAGACcacattaataataaaaaatacaaatgatGATAAAATACGTTTTATTCTCATGAGCAATAATCGAACTCACGAGTCACGACTCATAATTATGAGATGAGATGAGCTAATTATTGTACATGATAAAGTGACTAGCTAATTAAGCATCAACAATATCCATATGTAATCTTTCTGTTGCCATGCTTGCTCATACTGCTCAATTTCATAACTTAATGCCACGACATTGACAATTGGAGATAGCTAACGACCCCTGTCGCAATTACACTTACCCATCTAATTAATCTTAACAAAAACACAGCATTATTCCAAATCACAGACACATTATTAAATGCAGAGTAGTTAATCAGGCCCCATCATCAATTCTTCATCAGTATGGGCTCTCTCCGACGACGTTTCCCGGCGGATCATAGAAACAAATGGTCAAGCTAGCCTTCTCCTTCACACACGACGCCTGCGAGCACCCAACCTCCTTCGAATCCCTCCACACAACCTGCGTGTAAACCCCACACTCATGTTCCGCCACGCACGAGTTATTCGCGTGGATGTAGAAATCCTTCTCCTTCACCCACTCCGCCACCGCCACGCGCGGCGCCACCGACACCGAACCCGCCATGATCTGGTTACCGCCGTACTCGCTGTCGGTCAAATTCGCGAATCCACACCCGAACTTGTTCCTTTGGTACCGGACAAACAGGCTGGCGTCCTTGCCCAGCTTCTCGCTCCACTCTAGCGGCTCAACACCCACCGCGGCTCTTGCCTGGTTGTGCGCTTCTAAGAACTCCGTGGCCGCTGCCGTGAGCTGCGGCACCGCCGGTGCCGGCGCGGTGGCTGCTTGTGCTGAGACAATGAACAGGGACAGAGCCGCAAGGGCTGAAAAGAAAGGATAAGTGAACATTTTTGGTTTGAAGTTATCAGAGGTTGTGGTGTGTGCAGCTGTAAATACAGCAATAATTGAAGTCACGAGTGGAGAAAAGCTATTTGGATACAAAAGACTATTAagattatatttaatatttttttaacattttcttATATGTGGGGTGGATCTACTTAATTCCAATTTAATATGGGTTACATGAATTTTAACAAGGGATTAACTAAATGAGTGACTCTTGAAAAAATGATTGTTAGATTAAAATATTCTTGGAAATGAAATAATGAGAAAGTGGGGTAGGAATtagtgaataaaaaataaaaactatatgTAATATATAATATG from Lotus japonicus ecotype B-129 chromosome 2, LjGifu_v1.2 includes:
- the LOC130740779 gene encoding uncharacterized protein LOC130740779 isoform X1, which encodes MLGLSFTPRHKRSNSVPDKNRVENDNAESLKVSAQRMKLDEGYITECAQARKKGAPTSEIHSTLKQETLQLERRLQDQFEVRCTLEKALGYKSPSLVNSSEMIMPKPATELIKEIAVLEMEVVYLEQHLLSLYRKAFDQQLSSVSPPTKEESLKYPLTTPRAQVVKASLPEVLTKEEYPTVQSNDHELEAMRKEHDRNELDNLRKECNGGWPEEKHLDSGVYRCHSSLSQYSAFTRSSPPAEPLAKSLRACHSQPLSMMEYARGCSSNIISLAEHLGTRISDHVLPVTPNKLSEDMVKCISAIYCKLADPPMTLPPGLLSPSSSLSSPSAFSIGDQGDMWSPGFRNNSSFDARLDNSFHGEGVEEFSGPYSTMVEVSWIYREGLKWGDIEKLHQKFRSLICRLEEVDPRKLKHEEKLAFWINIHNALVMHAFLAYGIPQNNVKRVFLLLKAAYNVGGRTVSADTIQSTILRCRMSRPGQWLRMFFSSRTKFRSGDGRQTYAIENPEPLSHFALCSGNHSDPAVRVYTPKRVFQELEVAKDEYIRATLGVRRKDQKVLVPKLVETFTKDSDMCPGGVMEMIQESLPESLRKSVKKCHQLAKSRKCIEWIPHNFTFRYLISKDVLK
- the LOC130740779 gene encoding uncharacterized protein LOC130740779 isoform X2, with the protein product MLGLSFTPRHKRSNSVPDKNRVENDNAESLKVSAQRMKLDEGYITECAQARKKGAPTSEIHSTLKQELERRLQDQFEVRCTLEKALGYKSPSLVNSSEMIMPKPATELIKEIAVLEMEVVYLEQHLLSLYRKAFDQQLSSVSPPTKEESLKYPLTTPRAQVVKASLPEVLTKEEYPTVQSNDHELEAMRKEHDRNELDNLRKECNGGWPEEKHLDSGVYRCHSSLSQYSAFTRSSPPAEPLAKSLRACHSQPLSMMEYARGCSSNIISLAEHLGTRISDHVLPVTPNKLSEDMVKCISAIYCKLADPPMTLPPGLLSPSSSLSSPSAFSIGDQGDMWSPGFRNNSSFDARLDNSFHGEGVEEFSGPYSTMVEVSWIYREGLKWGDIEKLHQKFRSLICRLEEVDPRKLKHEEKLAFWINIHNALVMHAFLAYGIPQNNVKRVFLLLKAAYNVGGRTVSADTIQSTILRCRMSRPGQWLRMFFSSRTKFRSGDGRQTYAIENPEPLSHFALCSGNHSDPAVRVYTPKRVFQELEVAKDEYIRATLGVRRKDQKVLVPKLVETFTKDSDMCPGGVMEMIQESLPESLRKSVKKCHQLAKSRKCIEWIPHNFTFRYLISKDVLK
- the LOC130740780 gene encoding STS14 protein-like; protein product: MFTYPFFSALAALSLFIVSAQAATAPAPAVPQLTAAATEFLEAHNQARAAVGVEPLEWSEKLGKDASLFVRYQRNKFGCGFANLTDSEYGGNQIMAGSVSVAPRVAVAEWVKEKDFYIHANNSCVAEHECGVYTQVVWRDSKEVGCSQASCVKEKASLTICFYDPPGNVVGESPY